The stretch of DNA CGCTGTGGGAGCAGACCAACAAGCTTTCCAACGGTAATCTGCTGACGCTGCCGGTCGGCGACGGGGAGATCCTCTACGTCGAACCGATTTACACTCAGCGCAAGGATCAAAAGTCCGCGTTCCCGAAGCTGCTGCGTGTCTTGGTTTCCTATGACGGCAAAGTCGGCTACGCCCCGACGATCGCCGAAGCGCTGTCGCAGGTTGGCATTGACCCGCGAGCCGCCAACGACTTGAAGGACGCCAAGGATGTGCCGAAGGCTCCTGAGGCGACTGGAGACACGGCGTCGCCAAGCCAAGAGAACAAGGCCGGTGACGTGCCGGTTTCCGCGCCCGCAAATGCGACGGAGGCCCTGGCGAAGGTGAACGAGGCGATGGACAAGCTCAACAAGGCTAAGAGTTCTTCCCATGAGGAGTACGGCAAGGCTCTCGACGAGCTCGACCGCGCTATGGCGGAATTCCGCCGGGCGCAGGAAGCACCGCAGCCGTAAGCCGAGGCCCGCACTGGGCGGTCGATTTCGACTGACTATTCCGCTAACCCCCGACACTCCTGAAACCGCAGGTGGTGTCGGGGGTTAGCTTTTGGCTATGCTGCGCAGTCGCCCGCCATACCCCCATAAAGGGGGAATTTGTGGGCAGGATGGATCGGTTCGGGGCGTCGGGAAGTCTAATGCAAGTGAGGGGGTATGCACTTAGAATGAAGCCCGACGTATCTAGGTGAGCTATTTCCATGAGGGGGGAATGTGCGTCGTCGGTATTCATTGAGAGTTCAGAACGCCTCAGGTGCCATTGCGGTCACAAGTTGTTTGCTTGCTTTAACTGGCTGTAGCGCAGGGGACCCGCCCGCACCGCCGTCACCTACATCGGTGGCTGTGGACGCTGCGGAAAGCCCAGGCTTACCGACGGTTGACTTATCGACGCCCGCCTCCTTCGACCCGAAAGCCCCCGGCTTTCGTATCGTCGACCCTTGCTCGGAAATCCCGGACGAGGTGCTGCGGGAGGTTGGGTTGGGGGAGAGGTCGCGGATAACTCATGAACCAGGAGCACAATTTAGGTTTTGTGGGTTTTCAGTGGAATCGGGGGAAAGATTTCCCAATCGCGTGCGTCTAGCGGTGAATACGGGTACGCAGGCAAAGGCAGAGTCAGTTGGTGAGGCAGTGAATCTGCCACTACGCACCTCGATTCCGAATGTGTATCAGTATCGTCTCGCGGTGGGTGATAAATTCACCTGTGCTTCGGTTGCCCAGACCTCAGGTGGACAATTTGATGTCGACTTCGAAGACCGGAATAAGAAGATGACAGAGCAAGAAGTTTGTGATCGTTCCTTGGCACTTTTGGAAAAGCTGTATCCGATTGTGGAAGGAATTGCTCGGAATGGATCGTCTAGAAATTAACCAAAAGGTTCTTCGTAACCAAGTTTCTGAAATTGAAGACCTTTCGTCTCAAGCGAACGAGTTTCATAGGTTAGGTGGTCAAGGCACCATCTCCGCCTCGTACTCGGAAGTGTCCGGTTTGGACCAGATGGGGCAGTTTCATGGTGCCGTTGTCGATGGTGGGGTGGGGTCTGCCGTCGCTACGCTGCAGAAGTATGCACAGCAAGTGTCGTGGTTGCGGGATGGATTGTTGGCGACAGAGCGGGCGCTGGTTGACCAGGAGGGGCTGGTTGATCGGGCGGTACAGATTGCTGACGCTGGTGGTTCGGTGGGCGGGTGGGAGTCGCTCTTCCCAGAGCGCCCGGATGTTGTTTTCGAGGATTTCGAGTTCCCCACGCCCGTGGTAAGCGTCCCGTCGAGTTTGGCTGAGTTGAGCGCTGCGTTTTCTGGAACGGATTCTTCAGCTGTTTCGGCGACGGCTGATGTTTGGCGAGGACTTTCGCAGAATGCGTCACGTCTAGCTGAGGGGATTCGTCTGACTGCTTGGGATATGGACGAGATCAATAAGGCGCGGGCGATAGAGCAGGCCGTCGACCGAGCGCTGGAGATTGCCGACGCTGCAGACCGCTTTTCAGTAAATGCGCAGGTGATGGCAACTTCTGTCGAGTCGATGGGGGCGGTAGCGCAGGCCGGCGCGTTTCATGTCGCCCTCGCGGAGCTAGCGATTGCCTTCATTGAAGACCCGGTGGAGCGAGCCGCAGCCGAACAAGAATTCCTATCGAGCTTCATGGGATCAACTTTTCCAGCCGCCGTCGAATCCGTGGTGCCGTCGCTGCGCAACCTCATGGACATGGACGCCGGCGGGCGTACCGGCGGCGCGCTGCACCTGTCGATGAATGACATCGCCGGTGGTGGCGGCCTGCCCGGGGTCGAAATGATTCAAGCCGGCTCCCGACAGCTGCAGAGCCTTATCGACGACCCCCGAGGGCTGACCGCTAGCTCTTTCGGACACATCAATCAACAAGCCACGGAACTCGCCGCGGTGGGGTCGCCAAGCATAGACCCACGTCATATCTCCACCACTGCGGCTGGTGGCGCGGGCCTGCTCGGGAACAACATTGGTTTTGAGAGTCCACGCATTGGTGCCTTCGGGCCAACTTCTGGTGCGCAGAGCGCCGCTGTCCCGTTCAGTGGGAGCACGCCTGGCAATGTGGCAGCCTCAATGGTTACAGCGCCTGGGTTCGCCGGCGCTGGAGGTACGCAACCCGGTCGGGTTCGTCCAAGTTCCGCGCTGCGTGGGTCCGGGACTGCCCCGCACGTTGGTACGGTTAGCGCGACTGCTCCAAACTCAGGCCTTCCGATTTACCAGCGGCCACAACACGGACAACTCGGAGTAAATCCCGAAACTTTCCGACGCCCTATCGACCCAAACATTGCTACGAACGCGAGATCGGCCGGCCCGACAGGTGTAGGAGCTCGGGCAGTACCCCCTAGTTCATTCGGCGTGGCAAACCCGATGAACTCACCGGTGACGACTGCTGGCGGGGGATCTTCAACTGGCACTGGACGGGGAGCGGTGCCTTTCGGCGGGATGCCATTGGCGGCGAATTCGCAGGATTCCAAAAAGTCCAAGGTTAAGACAGTGACAAGCCCGATCGAGGAGGAAGGGAACATGAAAGCCCTGCTGGGCGATCTCCCTGCCGTGCTGCCAGGAGCCATCGGAGCGTGGGCTCGCGGATAAATTCCATGCGAGAAACCCTTTTGACCTGCAGATTGGCGTGGCGGGCGGGTGATGTGTATAGTTGTTCCATGTCGCTGCGATTGCTTGTTTAACAAGTGGTTGCAGCGAGGTGAATTATCACCCGTCGCGGGGTGGAGCAGCTCGGTAGCTCGCTGGGCTCATAACCCAGAGGTCGTAGGTTCGAATCCTGCCCCCGCTACTAATAAGAACCCCTTGCTGGAAGTTTCCGGTAAGGGGTTTTCTGTATCGCTGGCTGTTGGCGGGTTAAGTAAAGAAAAGTGTGTCTCGTCGGGGTGTCGTCGGCGGTGCGGGTGTGCTGCAAAAGTGCTATGTCGTCGCTTCGGCGTAGTCCGACTACGTAGAACAGCGTTTTTTCATGAAATAAATCCCACAGCGGTAGTCCGACTACACCGAAGGAACGACATCGAGCGGGCTACGGCCCCCCAGACAACAGTAAACACTGGCTTCAGGCCCACTACGCTGCGGAAAACACGCAGCAGAGACACACTTTTCTTTACTTAACCCCAATCGGATGTCCGGATCCTTCAAAGGGCTAGCCAGCGCCGAACCGCGCTCCGTCGAAACACCCCAAAAAACTATCCCCACCCAATTCCGCAATAAGCATGTGTTGTAAATGAAAACTGGCTATTGCTCTGATTGTCCGAAAGCTGTTAAGGTTAGCCTTACCAAGATTTTCTAAGGTGAAGCTTGCCTAGTTTGATGCCGGGCAAGCATCGCATAATCCGAGTTCAAAGGAAGTTTGCTGTGTTCACTATGGCCACTGCTCCTCAGTGCGTCCGCAAGGACTGCATTTCCGCCGACGCTGCTCCTATCGGCTGTGTCGCTAGCTTGCCGGAATGCTGTCTGGAACGAGCGACCGCGGCCAACCCTGCGCTGGCTTTGCGCCTCCGCGAACTTGGGATTCGCCCAGGCATCCAGGTGAAGCTCGGTCAAAAGGTCGCCGGTGGTGGCCGGATCGTGACGGTTGGGTCCGCACGCTATGCCATTGACCGCAAGACCCTGCAGCAACTGGATATCAAGCTGTGAGCGGCGGGGTTAACCTAGCCCCAAGTTGTCACGCCGCTTCCTCCACATCGGTAGCTCCCGAGGGGACCCCTATTGTGGCGCTCGTTGGCGCCCCCAATTCGGGCAAATCTACGGTCTTTAACGCGTTGACCGGTGCGAAGGTAAAGACGGGCAACTGGCCTGGCACTTCCGTTGAAGTCAGCCGTGGACTGTGGCGAGATAAAACCAGGGGCGACCTGGATCTTATCGACTTCCCGGGCACCTATTCGTTGGACCCGTTGAGCCCGGATGAGGAATTGACGCGCGAGATGCTCGTCGAGAAGCCTGTCGAGGAACGTCCACACGCTGTTGTGGTGCTTGTAGATTCTTCGGCGCCAGCGCGAGGCCTGAACCTGGCGATGCAGATTGCGGAGGAGCCGTATCGCATCGTCGTGGCCCTCACCAAAATGGATGTCGCCGAGAACCAGGGCATCAGCATTGACGCCGCCGCACTGGCTGCCAGCATCGGGATGCCGGTGGTGGAAGTCAACGCGCGCCGCAATCAGGGTGTGGAAGAGTTGCGGGAGGCCGTCGATAAGGCGCTGGCAGGGCCCGCGACCCAGGTCCGTGTCAACCATGACATCGACGCGCGCTTCGCGGACATCGACGCCGCGATGAAGGCCTCGGTGACTGAGCGGGAGGCAGGGGAGACCTTTTCGCAGCGTCTGGACCGCGTCGCGCTGCACCCGTTCTTCGGACCGCTGCTGTTTTTGGCCGTGATGTGGGCCGTGTTCATGATCACCACGAAGATCGCCAGCCCGCTGCAGGACGGCCTCGAAGCGCTCATCACGGGCCCGTTTTCCGACGCCGCGCGCGCCGGACTCACCGCCATCCATGGTGATCATCCGCTGGTCACCGGCCTGCTAGTCGACGGCCTCATCGGCGGAGTCGGCATGGTGCTCACCTTCGCGCCGTTGTTGGCGCTGATGTTCCTATGTCTGGCCGTCCTGGAAGACTCCGGCTACATGGCCCGAGCTGCCGTGGTAACTGATCGGGCA from Corynebacterium epidermidicanis encodes:
- a CDS encoding DUF3558 family protein; this translates as MAVDAAESPGLPTVDLSTPASFDPKAPGFRIVDPCSEIPDEVLREVGLGERSRITHEPGAQFRFCGFSVESGERFPNRVRLAVNTGTQAKAESVGEAVNLPLRTSIPNVYQYRLAVGDKFTCASVAQTSGGQFDVDFEDRNKKMTEQEVCDRSLALLEKLYPIVEGIARNGSSRN
- a CDS encoding FeoA family protein; the encoded protein is MATAPQCVRKDCISADAAPIGCVASLPECCLERATAANPALALRLRELGIRPGIQVKLGQKVAGGGRIVTVGSARYAIDRKTLQQLDIKL
- the feoB gene encoding ferrous iron transport protein B; its protein translation is MALVGAPNSGKSTVFNALTGAKVKTGNWPGTSVEVSRGLWRDKTRGDLDLIDFPGTYSLDPLSPDEELTREMLVEKPVEERPHAVVVLVDSSAPARGLNLAMQIAEEPYRIVVALTKMDVAENQGISIDAAALAASIGMPVVEVNARRNQGVEELREAVDKALAGPATQVRVNHDIDARFADIDAAMKASVTEREAGETFSQRLDRVALHPFFGPLLFLAVMWAVFMITTKIASPLQDGLEALITGPFSDAARAGLTAIHGDHPLVTGLLVDGLIGGVGMVLTFAPLLALMFLCLAVLEDSGYMARAAVVTDRAMRAIGLPGKAFIPIVVGFGCNVPAISATRVLGNARHRILTSLLIPFTSCSARLIVFLMLSTIFFPEHAGNAVFAMYVLSIALVIGAGFLLRSTLWRAMPSEPLVIDLPTYQLPTVKLALSVMWQRLKAFLNTAGGIIVVTVVAIWLMMSIPVVGGHSIADEDLDPQDSVYGVVSEAMAPAFAPAGFGSWSLTGPLITGFVAKEALISTWAQTYAVEDVTDAAPEEQAESPLAANIRQDFDNASGGHASAAVWAYMIFLLAYTPCVATMAAQRKEIGWKWTMFGFAIQLVGAWVLAVAAFQILKVFL